A genomic window from Maridesulfovibrio sp. includes:
- a CDS encoding molybdopterin-dependent aldehyde oxidoreductase encodes MSLSLLSQKRLFINGVETNVFAEPDAKLSEVLREQLNLTGTKVGCGEGQCGACSVILNGKVVRSCITKMKRVSELSQIITIEGVGEPGNLHPLQKAWALHGAAQCGFCSPGFIVSAKGLLDVNDSPTRDDIRQWFQKHRNACRCTGYKPLVDAVMAAAEVMRGDAPEESLEFKMPEDGRIWGSYYPRPTAVAKVTGTLDYGADLGLKLPDNMLHVALVQAEVHHANIISIDTSKAEGMPGVAAVLTAADVKGKNRIFGLVQSSYHKGDGWERPIINDTKVFQYGDVLAMVCAETREEAEAAAKEVHVELELLPAYLSAPEAMAEDAMEIHPGTPNVYFTQPLIKGDDTAPIFKQDDVAVVEGDFISSRQPHMPIEPDVAFAFMGDDDLLHIHSKSIAVHLHAFMIAEGMGLTPDKIALAANPMGGTFGYKLSPTSEALVGVAAMATGRPCLLRYSYFQQMTYTGKRSPFYINARMAADKKTGRLLAMEHDYSVDHGPYCEMGSVLTSRGIQFIGAGYDIPNIRGMGRTVCTNHAWGAAFRGFGGVQSVFAGETLIDEMARELGQDPLEFRYVNCYREGATTPTGATPDVIALPQLLDALRPKYKEAKERTARESTDEIKKGVGIAVGVYGAGADGVDTAEVFIQYDSDNGVTLGCSWEDHGQGADIGAVGTTHEALLPMGIPVEKIRFSWPDSAKQPPAGPAGASRSQVVVGSALNAACKAMMDALKKPDGTFMTYDEAVSAEKPTRFEGSYSSMGSVCDPETGLGTPFVNCMYTIYLSEVSVEIATGKVKVDRVSCVADLGSINNRLAVDGQIYGCIAQGIGLALSEDFEDIKKHSTMIGAGFPYIESIPDDMEIEYFENNLREHGPFGASGAGEGPMVNPHMSVINAIRDACGARIYRLPATPERVLEALKS; translated from the coding sequence ATGAGTTTGAGTTTGTTGTCACAAAAGAGACTGTTCATCAATGGAGTTGAAACGAATGTTTTTGCTGAACCTGATGCGAAACTGTCTGAAGTCCTCAGAGAGCAGTTGAACTTGACCGGCACTAAAGTCGGTTGTGGTGAAGGCCAATGCGGTGCCTGTTCCGTAATTCTCAATGGAAAGGTCGTCCGTTCCTGTATAACTAAAATGAAACGCGTTTCCGAGTTGTCACAGATAATTACTATCGAGGGCGTGGGAGAACCCGGTAATCTGCATCCGCTTCAGAAAGCTTGGGCTTTGCATGGTGCGGCTCAGTGCGGATTCTGTTCTCCCGGTTTTATTGTTTCCGCTAAAGGCCTCCTGGATGTAAACGATAGTCCCACTCGTGATGACATTCGCCAATGGTTCCAGAAGCATAGGAATGCTTGCCGCTGTACCGGATATAAACCTCTTGTCGACGCAGTTATGGCTGCAGCCGAGGTTATGCGCGGAGATGCTCCTGAGGAAAGTCTTGAATTCAAGATGCCCGAAGATGGACGTATCTGGGGGTCCTATTATCCCCGTCCTACTGCGGTGGCCAAGGTCACAGGTACATTGGATTATGGTGCTGATCTGGGTCTCAAACTGCCGGATAATATGTTGCATGTCGCTTTAGTTCAGGCAGAGGTGCATCATGCAAATATCATAAGTATCGATACCTCCAAGGCTGAAGGCATGCCTGGTGTGGCAGCTGTTCTTACTGCTGCTGATGTGAAAGGTAAAAACCGTATTTTCGGCTTGGTTCAGAGTTCCTACCATAAAGGTGATGGATGGGAACGTCCTATCATTAACGATACGAAAGTCTTTCAGTATGGTGACGTGCTGGCTATGGTTTGTGCAGAGACTCGCGAAGAAGCGGAAGCTGCGGCCAAAGAAGTGCATGTCGAGCTAGAATTATTACCTGCCTATCTTAGTGCTCCGGAAGCCATGGCTGAAGATGCCATGGAAATACACCCCGGTACCCCAAACGTTTATTTCACTCAGCCCCTGATTAAGGGTGATGATACTGCCCCCATATTTAAGCAGGATGATGTCGCTGTGGTTGAGGGTGATTTCATTTCCAGCAGACAACCCCATATGCCAATTGAGCCAGATGTTGCTTTTGCTTTTATGGGTGATGACGATTTGCTGCATATTCACAGTAAGTCGATTGCAGTTCATTTACATGCTTTCATGATCGCCGAGGGCATGGGCCTTACTCCTGATAAAATCGCTCTGGCAGCCAATCCCATGGGCGGAACCTTCGGGTATAAACTCAGCCCGACTTCGGAAGCTCTGGTCGGAGTGGCCGCAATGGCTACTGGACGCCCGTGTTTGCTCCGGTACAGCTATTTTCAGCAGATGACTTATACCGGTAAGCGTTCACCATTTTATATTAACGCCCGCATGGCCGCGGATAAAAAGACCGGTCGTCTCTTGGCTATGGAACATGATTACTCTGTGGACCACGGTCCGTATTGTGAGATGGGCAGTGTCCTGACCTCACGCGGTATTCAGTTCATAGGTGCCGGTTATGATATTCCGAACATCCGCGGTATGGGCCGTACCGTTTGTACCAACCATGCATGGGGCGCAGCATTTCGTGGTTTCGGAGGAGTTCAATCCGTTTTTGCAGGTGAAACACTGATTGATGAAATGGCTCGCGAACTGGGGCAGGATCCATTGGAGTTCCGTTATGTAAACTGCTACCGCGAAGGCGCCACTACGCCAACCGGTGCGACTCCGGATGTAATCGCTTTGCCTCAGCTGCTTGATGCTCTTCGCCCCAAATATAAGGAAGCCAAGGAACGCACTGCTCGTGAATCTACCGATGAAATCAAGAAGGGAGTAGGTATTGCAGTTGGCGTATACGGTGCCGGGGCGGACGGTGTGGATACCGCAGAAGTCTTTATCCAGTATGATTCAGACAACGGTGTAACACTGGGCTGCTCTTGGGAAGACCATGGACAGGGCGCAGATATCGGTGCTGTTGGGACTACACATGAAGCATTGCTTCCAATGGGAATCCCGGTAGAGAAAATCCGTTTCAGCTGGCCTGATTCCGCTAAACAGCCTCCGGCAGGCCCCGCCGGGGCATCCCGTTCGCAGGTTGTAGTCGGTAGTGCTCTGAACGCTGCATGTAAAGCAATGATGGATGCTCTTAAAAAGCCGGACGGCACTTTTATGACCTATGATGAGGCCGTTAGTGCTGAGAAACCCACCCGTTTTGAGGGATCGTACAGCTCTATGGGAAGTGTCTGTGATCCCGAGACTGGATTAGGCACACCGTTTGTTAACTGTATGTACACCATCTATTTGTCTGAAGTCTCTGTAGAAATCGCTACAGGAAAAGTGAAGGTAGACAGGGTTTCATGTGTAGCTGACCTTGGCTCCATTAATAACCGTTTAGCTGTTGATGGCCAGATTTACGGTTGTATAGCACAGGGCATCGGGCTGGCGTTGAGTGAGGATTTTGAAGATATCAAGAAGCATTCCACTATGATCGGCGCGGGATTCCCCTATATTGAAAGCATTCCGGACGATATGGAGATTGAATACTTTGAGAACAATCTGCGTGAACACGGCCCGTTTGGTGCCTCAGGAGCAGGGGAAGGACCTATGGTCAACCCCCATATGTCTGTAATCAATGCCATTCGGGATGCTTGCGGAGCAAGAATCTATAGGCTTCCCGCAACTCCTGAAAGAGTTTTGGAAGCATTGAAATCATAA
- a CDS encoding HNH endonuclease domain-containing protein: MAKLRLWNELSDAETEDGAKSLAKIDSYTGRVIGFDKLFSDEIEIEHILPFSRTYDNSMNNKTITFRAVNRRKGNSLPYDFALGDDQVELYTEYRAAVAGRKKA, translated from the coding sequence ATGGCCAAGCTGAGACTGTGGAATGAATTGTCCGATGCAGAGACTGAAGATGGAGCAAAGAGTCTTGCAAAGATAGATAGTTATACTGGGCGGGTGATCGGCTTTGATAAACTTTTTAGCGATGAGATAGAAATAGAACACATACTTCCGTTCAGCCGGACCTATGACAATTCAATGAATAACAAAACTATTACCTTTCGCGCTGTTAACCGCAGAAAAGGTAATTCGCTCCCGTATGATTTTGCCTTGGGCGATGATCAGGTTGAACTTTATACTGAATACCGTGCCGCCGTTGCCGGCAGGAAAAAGGCTTAA
- a CDS encoding N-acyl homoserine lactonase family protein — protein sequence MRLYMFEAGVLKSQKQYFTLNQGYGDTFDVPVPFFLIDHPKGKVLFDTGNALEVVNNKEEHWGGVLAAYDPVMTEEQWCVNAIKKVGVEPEDISYVILSHLHLDHAGGVGHFPNARYVVQRDEMHFAYVPDSYMKGAYIRKDFDKDVDWMILEGWEQDRFDLFGDGSIEIWFTPGHTPGHQSILVNLPNSGPMFFAADACYTKSNLEDGVLPGLMWSAGETVKSVERMRYLQEARGVKVVTGHDPESWKSVKQAPEYYD from the coding sequence ATGCGACTATATATGTTTGAAGCTGGAGTCCTGAAAAGTCAGAAGCAATATTTCACTCTTAATCAGGGGTATGGTGATACTTTTGATGTTCCGGTTCCATTTTTCCTCATTGACCATCCTAAAGGTAAGGTCCTCTTCGATACCGGAAACGCGCTGGAAGTTGTTAACAATAAGGAAGAACACTGGGGTGGAGTTCTTGCCGCTTACGATCCGGTTATGACTGAAGAACAGTGGTGTGTGAATGCCATCAAAAAAGTCGGTGTAGAACCTGAAGATATTTCATATGTGATCCTCTCCCATCTGCATCTCGATCATGCCGGTGGCGTGGGTCACTTCCCCAACGCACGTTATGTAGTGCAGCGTGATGAAATGCATTTTGCTTACGTTCCTGACTCTTACATGAAGGGTGCCTACATCCGTAAGGATTTTGATAAAGATGTGGATTGGATGATCCTTGAAGGCTGGGAGCAGGACCGTTTTGACCTTTTCGGCGACGGTTCCATCGAGATCTGGTTTACTCCCGGGCATACTCCCGGACACCAGTCCATTCTGGTCAATCTTCCTAACAGCGGTCCTATGTTTTTTGCCGCAGACGCCTGCTATACCAAGAGCAACCTTGAAGACGGGGTGCTGCCCGGTCTGATGTGGAGTGCCGGGGAAACTGTGAAGAGTGTAGAGCGCATGCGTTACCTGCAGGAAGCGCGCGGAGTGAAGGTTGTTACCGGGCATGATCCTGAATCATGGAAGTCTGTAAAGCAGGCTCCCGAGTATTACGATTAA
- a CDS encoding iron-containing alcohol dehydrogenase, producing MSYELFSTTPRVAFAQGALNNIVSEIKRLGASRPCIVTDPGLMTTGIVERLQSLLMDGGMESCLYGKVQADPPYELVDQTVELVKEEKADCIIGIGGGSSLDMAKITSVMAMNPGSVSDYFGIDLLEKPGLPLILIPTTAGTGSEVTPIVILSDEGEKLKKGVVSSHLYPDCALLDPELTVGLPPAVTSATGMDALIHAVEAYTSKNATPMSDMLAKEAMGLIFENIRSAYADGTNIEARGAMLRGSMLAGMAFANAGVTAVHAFAYPIGAEFHIPHGIANTIMLVPVMRFNMLGNLERFADLADIFGQPTEGLSTRQAALKAVDSLAELAEDLQVPQHLSDYGVKESHVPDLASGVMKVTRLLANNPRKLEVADAETIYRAAL from the coding sequence ATGTCATATGAATTATTCAGCACAACTCCACGCGTAGCTTTTGCTCAAGGCGCGCTTAATAATATCGTTTCAGAAATAAAGCGTCTCGGCGCATCCAGGCCCTGTATCGTCACTGATCCCGGCCTTATGACCACCGGTATTGTGGAAAGATTGCAGAGTCTGCTTATGGATGGCGGTATGGAAAGCTGTCTTTACGGTAAAGTTCAGGCTGACCCGCCTTATGAACTGGTCGATCAGACTGTTGAACTGGTCAAAGAAGAAAAGGCCGACTGTATAATCGGTATTGGTGGCGGCTCTTCTTTGGATATGGCCAAAATTACCTCTGTAATGGCTATGAATCCGGGGTCTGTTTCTGATTATTTCGGTATAGATCTGCTTGAAAAGCCGGGACTGCCTTTAATACTCATCCCCACCACAGCCGGGACAGGCAGTGAAGTAACACCCATTGTTATTCTTTCCGATGAAGGTGAAAAACTTAAAAAAGGGGTGGTCAGTTCTCATCTTTATCCCGACTGTGCCCTGCTGGACCCTGAACTCACCGTGGGACTTCCTCCGGCTGTGACTTCAGCTACCGGTATGGATGCCCTCATTCATGCAGTGGAAGCCTATACTTCCAAAAATGCTACTCCCATGTCCGATATGCTGGCTAAAGAAGCCATGGGCCTGATTTTTGAAAATATCCGCAGTGCCTATGCCGACGGCACCAATATCGAGGCCCGTGGAGCTATGCTGCGCGGTTCTATGCTGGCTGGCATGGCCTTCGCCAATGCCGGAGTAACCGCTGTGCATGCTTTTGCCTATCCAATCGGTGCCGAATTCCATATCCCGCACGGTATTGCCAATACGATTATGTTGGTCCCGGTCATGCGTTTTAATATGCTTGGCAATCTTGAACGCTTCGCTGATCTTGCGGATATATTCGGTCAGCCTACTGAAGGTCTAAGCACCAGACAGGCCGCGTTAAAGGCCGTAGATTCTCTTGCCGAACTGGCCGAGGATCTGCAAGTACCCCAGCATCTGAGCGATTACGGAGTCAAGGAATCCCATGTGCCTGATCTTGCTTCCGGTGTGATGAAAGTCACCCGTCTGCTGGCCAACAACCCGCGTAAACTGGAAGTTGCTGACGCCGAAACAATTTACCGGGCAGCTCTGTAA
- a CDS encoding type IV toxin-antitoxin system AbiEi family antitoxin domain-containing protein: MRPTLTQTLLEQCNSIKAKRLYLYLARESGHRRLSRIKLDNIQLGSGKREIVENGMLDKEFNITVP; this comes from the coding sequence TTGCGTCCCACACTTACCCAAACCCTGCTTGAACAGTGCAACAGCATCAAGGCCAAAAGGCTGTACCTTTATCTTGCCAGAGAAAGCGGACACCGCAGGCTTTCTCGCATCAAGCTAGACAACATTCAGCTAGGCTCCGGCAAACGCGAAATAGTAGAGAACGGCATGCTGGATAAAGAATTCAACATCACCGTCCCCTAG
- a CDS encoding tyrosine-type recombinase/integrase — MKLNFAIKTFLQYCSLERSLSSLTLQAYRKDLSQFKETINLDNIEVVNIDKELIRTYLSNINNNYKPKTLKRKLATLKSFFNFLEREDLISFSPFRKLHIKIDRSKELPKIIKETSLSKILKYAYLEKEKFNHKSKAYREITRDICVIELLFATGIRVSELCSISPSEIDLKNNKLIINGKGNKQRLIPLCENKSLKILKEYSRLYQYALHDSTSFFLNRDLKPLSDQSVRRIIKKYSEIAGVTENITPHMFRHTIATMLLENGVDIRNIQTLLGHSSLSVTEIYTHVSLSSQRDILAKKHPRRKIR, encoded by the coding sequence ATGAAACTCAATTTCGCTATTAAAACATTTTTGCAGTACTGCTCATTAGAAAGATCACTCTCCTCGTTAACATTGCAAGCATACCGAAAAGATCTATCTCAATTTAAAGAAACAATAAATTTAGATAATATTGAAGTAGTAAACATCGATAAAGAATTAATAAGAACATACCTATCAAATATAAATAATAATTATAAACCAAAAACACTAAAAAGAAAGCTTGCTACACTAAAATCATTTTTTAACTTTCTTGAGCGAGAAGACTTAATTTCATTCTCTCCATTTAGAAAATTACATATTAAAATAGATAGATCAAAAGAACTACCTAAAATAATAAAAGAGACATCTCTATCTAAAATTTTAAAATATGCATATCTGGAAAAAGAAAAATTTAATCATAAAAGCAAAGCATACAGAGAAATCACACGAGACATATGTGTAATAGAATTATTATTTGCTACTGGGATCAGAGTTTCTGAATTATGCAGTATTTCACCATCTGAGATAGACTTAAAGAACAATAAATTAATCATAAATGGGAAAGGGAATAAACAAAGATTAATTCCTCTTTGCGAAAACAAATCCTTGAAAATTTTAAAAGAATACAGCCGACTTTATCAGTACGCACTACATGATTCTACATCATTTTTCCTAAACAGGGATCTCAAACCACTCTCCGACCAATCTGTTAGGAGAATTATCAAAAAATACAGCGAAATTGCAGGCGTTACCGAAAACATCACCCCGCACATGTTCCGCCACACCATCGCAACCATGCTACTCGAAAACGGAGTAGACATAAGGAATATCCAAACATTACTGGGCCATAGCTCATTATCCGTCACAGAGATATACACACATGTAAGCCTATCATCACAGCGAGATATACTCGCGAAAAAACATCCGAGGAGGAAGATTAGGTAG
- a CDS encoding aminotransferase class V-fold PLP-dependent enzyme: MIYLDNAATSFPKNEVALRRAMEIYFALGASPGRGGYDRAVEAEEMVSAVRREVAKFFNAPAGSQVCFAANATDALNTLIQGLYGSATHIISTSLEHNSVLRPLRHMERLGLQVDLIGFDEAGYINPQEIRLKLRPETKAVIVNHASNVLGTVQPVAEVGDMLRDHGAALCVDASQTAGLIPLDMQKDNISAVAFTGHKSLRGPTGIGALVFGPDFELAPSRFGGTGVDSSNPYQPDEYPMRLESGTQNMLGILALGECLCDLGVPKMKMILDNEMHLFKQLYEALSSLSGVTVYGGHDLRRQVPLLSCSVKGMTAADVGAVLDGDFDIAVRTGLHCAPLVHKGLGTAPLGTVRFSLGPQTTKENITAAIHAMEQIAFLAG, translated from the coding sequence ATGATTTATCTTGATAATGCTGCAACCTCATTTCCCAAGAACGAAGTCGCGTTGCGCCGTGCAATGGAAATCTACTTTGCACTTGGAGCTTCACCGGGCCGAGGAGGGTATGACCGGGCCGTTGAGGCCGAGGAAATGGTTTCTGCTGTGCGTAGAGAAGTTGCCAAATTTTTTAACGCCCCTGCGGGAAGTCAGGTCTGTTTTGCCGCCAATGCAACCGATGCGCTGAATACCTTGATCCAAGGGCTGTACGGCTCGGCAACGCATATAATTTCAACTTCTCTTGAACACAATTCAGTATTGCGTCCATTGCGACATATGGAGCGTTTGGGGTTGCAAGTAGATCTGATCGGCTTTGACGAAGCCGGTTACATTAATCCTCAGGAGATTAGGTTAAAACTGCGTCCAGAAACAAAAGCGGTGATCGTGAATCATGCCTCAAATGTTCTTGGCACAGTGCAGCCTGTTGCTGAAGTTGGTGATATGCTCCGGGATCATGGGGCCGCTTTATGCGTTGACGCTTCGCAGACTGCGGGGCTGATTCCGTTGGATATGCAGAAAGACAATATTTCAGCTGTAGCCTTTACCGGTCATAAAAGTCTTAGAGGACCGACAGGAATAGGTGCTTTGGTTTTCGGGCCGGACTTCGAACTTGCCCCGTCTCGTTTCGGAGGAACCGGAGTAGATTCCAGCAATCCGTACCAACCTGATGAATACCCGATGCGTCTTGAATCCGGAACCCAGAATATGCTTGGCATACTGGCACTGGGGGAATGCTTGTGTGATTTGGGTGTTCCGAAAATGAAAATGATTTTGGACAATGAAATGCACCTGTTCAAGCAACTTTATGAAGCCCTTTCCTCCCTGTCAGGAGTAACTGTTTACGGTGGACATGATTTGCGCAGGCAGGTTCCTTTGCTCAGTTGCAGTGTTAAGGGAATGACGGCTGCGGATGTAGGGGCAGTTCTTGATGGAGATTTTGATATCGCTGTGCGCACAGGGCTGCATTGTGCCCCATTGGTTCATAAAGGCCTTGGAACAGCTCCGCTTGGTACTGTTCGTTTCAGTCTTGGGCCGCAGACCACCAAAGAAAATATTACGGCTGCAATTCATGCTATGGAGCAGATTGCTTTTTTGGCAGGATAA
- a CDS encoding TusE/DsrC/DsvC family sulfur relay protein: MSEYGRNDDNKLIRHIAGQDIEFDDEGFFMDDSQWSEDACRELCVREGLTEMEDEHWRVLYAYRDFYAYNGRAPLNKDLKKSTGMSIMEMEKLFPGGLKHGARRLCGLPNPKTCQ; this comes from the coding sequence ATGAGTGAGTATGGGCGGAATGATGATAATAAGCTTATCCGGCACATTGCCGGGCAGGATATTGAATTTGATGATGAAGGATTTTTCATGGACGATTCCCAGTGGTCGGAAGACGCCTGCCGCGAGCTTTGCGTCCGTGAGGGATTGACTGAAATGGAGGATGAGCATTGGCGTGTTCTTTATGCCTACCGAGATTTCTATGCTTATAATGGACGTGCTCCCTTAAACAAAGACCTCAAAAAGTCCACTGGCATGAGCATTATGGAAATGGAAAAGTTGTTCCCCGGTGGTTTGAAACACGGCGCCCGCCGCTTGTGCGGACTGCCCAACCCCAAGACGTGCCAATGA
- a CDS encoding molybdopterin cofactor-binding domain-containing protein, giving the protein MKRVNLNINGLNRQVVTDDKKVLLDLLRKDLQLTGVKQSCDRKGQCGACMVIIDGKARMSCLTKVKDLDGAKIITVEGLGTPDNPHLIQQAFVLSGAIQCGFCTPGMIMGTKALLDKNLNPTPEEIKKALRKNICRCTGYVKIIEAVQLAAKFLRGEATPEEYTPAADAPAMGTSHPRRSSLDKACGTAHFTADVQIPDALELAVLRSSVPHAEIVKLDTSKAAAMDGVAGVVTARDIKGTNILKYLEADRPVLCGDKVHYIGDPICIVAADTKAHAEAAVKEIVLELKELPVLDDPYQAINEETLRVHPDRPNVCYDQPQVKGDADKAIAASAASIEAKFSTQINHQAPLEPEATVAYFEEDDDAEQPKLVIIGRSINIHYHMAMLQEAVAWENMAYIEAFSGGQFGIKIDVISEGIAAAAAVHFQQAVRYIPSLAESMLMTSKRHAFHMDVKLAADKDGKITAYHNDFVVDNGAYYSIGHVVVYRALLMLSGSYNIPNVKAWGRLVYTNNPWGSAARGAGAPQANFALECAVDMLADKLGMDPFEFRILNSLKPGETKSTGQEVTEWPFPELMEKMRPYYERAVAEAKAKSTDTVVRGVGIGTGAFGIGGPNDASVVAVELDEDGGLSVYAAAADPGEGNESMLLQLSGAFMEMELDKIRIHTRSTENTAASGPAAGSRITYMIGGALINGLEQLKAAMDETGAKTSAELEAAGRPVRYLGRKKNEVGPLDPNTGQGPSFESQVHAVQMAEVEVNLTSGKTRMLKMTTAVDAGPVIHPDNLTGQLDGGIDMGVGLALREEYIAGETNDWVTFKFPTFAHSFDMETIIQETPRPKGPLKCTGIGEMCLVPTAPAVINAIFNATGAWVCDLPATPEKVLAAVKNLNA; this is encoded by the coding sequence ATGAAAAGAGTGAATCTGAATATCAACGGCCTGAACCGTCAGGTTGTGACTGATGATAAAAAAGTACTGCTGGATCTGCTGCGCAAGGACCTCCAACTTACCGGTGTGAAGCAGTCCTGTGACCGCAAGGGACAGTGTGGGGCCTGTATGGTAATAATTGATGGGAAAGCACGCATGTCCTGTCTGACCAAGGTTAAGGATCTGGACGGAGCAAAAATTATTACAGTGGAAGGTCTGGGGACACCGGACAATCCGCATTTGATTCAGCAGGCATTTGTCCTTTCTGGGGCTATTCAATGCGGATTTTGTACTCCGGGCATGATCATGGGCACCAAGGCCCTGCTGGACAAGAATCTCAATCCCACTCCTGAAGAGATCAAGAAGGCTCTGCGCAAGAACATTTGCCGCTGCACCGGATATGTAAAAATTATCGAAGCTGTACAGCTGGCAGCAAAATTTCTGCGCGGCGAGGCTACTCCCGAAGAATATACCCCCGCCGCAGACGCTCCGGCCATGGGAACTTCCCACCCGCGTCGTTCTTCTCTTGATAAGGCCTGTGGCACAGCCCATTTCACCGCTGATGTACAGATCCCGGATGCCCTTGAGCTGGCAGTGTTGCGCAGCTCAGTTCCCCATGCCGAGATTGTGAAGCTGGATACCTCCAAAGCTGCGGCTATGGACGGCGTTGCCGGAGTGGTCACAGCTAGGGATATCAAAGGTACCAATATTCTCAAATATCTCGAAGCGGACCGTCCGGTGCTCTGTGGTGACAAGGTTCACTACATCGGCGACCCGATCTGTATTGTGGCAGCAGACACCAAGGCCCATGCGGAAGCGGCAGTGAAGGAAATAGTGCTGGAGCTGAAAGAACTGCCTGTTCTGGATGATCCTTATCAAGCCATTAATGAAGAAACACTGCGTGTGCATCCCGACCGCCCCAATGTCTGCTACGACCAGCCGCAGGTCAAAGGTGATGCCGATAAAGCTATTGCGGCCTCCGCTGCTTCCATTGAAGCGAAGTTCAGTACCCAGATTAACCATCAGGCCCCGCTGGAACCGGAAGCCACGGTGGCTTATTTCGAAGAAGACGATGACGCAGAACAGCCTAAACTGGTCATCATCGGCCGCAGCATCAATATTCATTACCACATGGCCATGCTGCAGGAAGCCGTGGCCTGGGAGAACATGGCCTATATCGAGGCTTTTTCCGGCGGACAGTTCGGAATCAAAATCGATGTCATTTCCGAAGGGATTGCCGCAGCTGCGGCCGTCCATTTCCAACAGGCCGTGCGTTATATTCCCAGTCTTGCCGAGAGCATGCTCATGACTTCCAAACGTCATGCCTTTCATATGGATGTGAAGCTGGCTGCGGACAAGGATGGAAAAATTACCGCTTATCACAATGATTTTGTCGTCGATAACGGAGCCTACTATTCCATCGGTCATGTTGTGGTTTACCGGGCTTTGCTCATGCTTTCCGGTTCATACAACATCCCCAACGTCAAAGCATGGGGGCGTCTGGTCTACACCAATAATCCTTGGGGCAGCGCTGCCCGCGGGGCTGGAGCACCGCAGGCCAACTTTGCCCTTGAGTGCGCAGTAGATATGTTGGCCGATAAGCTGGGCATGGACCCCTTTGAATTCCGAATTCTCAACTCGCTTAAACCAGGTGAAACAAAATCTACTGGGCAGGAAGTCACAGAATGGCCTTTCCCGGAATTAATGGAGAAGATGCGTCCGTACTATGAACGGGCAGTGGCCGAAGCTAAAGCGAAAAGCACCGATACTGTTGTGCGCGGTGTGGGGATCGGTACCGGAGCCTTCGGTATCGGTGGTCCCAATGATGCTTCCGTGGTTGCCGTTGAGTTGGATGAAGACGGAGGCTTATCCGTCTATGCAGCCGCAGCTGACCCCGGCGAAGGTAACGAGTCCATGCTCTTGCAGCTTAGTGGGGCGTTCATGGAAATGGAATTGGATAAGATCCGCATCCATACTCGCAGCACTGAAAATACCGCCGCAAGCGGTCCCGCCGCAGGAAGCCGCATCACCTACATGATCGGCGGAGCGCTAATCAACGGGCTTGAGCAGCTTAAGGCTGCAATGGATGAAACCGGAGCGAAGACCTCAGCTGAGCTTGAGGCAGCCGGAAGACCTGTCCGTTACCTCGGGCGCAAGAAGAACGAAGTTGGTCCTCTTGATCCCAATACCGGACAGGGACCGTCCTTTGAATCTCAGGTGCATGCCGTACAGATGGCCGAGGTTGAGGTGAACCTGACCAGCGGCAAGACTCGTATGCTTAAGATGACTACTGCGGTTGATGCCGGTCCGGTAATCCATCCCGACAACCTGACAGGGCAGCTTGACGGCGGTATTGATATGGGGGTCGGGCTTGCATTGCGCGAAGAGTATATTGCAGGAGAAACAAATGATTGGGTGACCTTTAAGTTCCCGACCTTCGCCCACAGTTTTGATATGGAAACCATTATTCAGGAAACACCGCGTCCCAAAGGTCCGCTCAAGTGTACCGGAATCGGTGAAATGTGTCTTGTCCCCACTGCCCCGGCTGTGATCAACGCCATCTTCAATGCCACCGGAGCATGGGTTTGTGATTTACCCGCAACACCGGAAAAAGTCCTTGCAGCTGTCAAAAATCTCAATGCATAA